The nucleotide sequence AATAGGCTATACATATTGCCCATATTTAATCTCGTTTATCAAACACTGaaactaaaaattaaactttaaacataAGTAATTAACATGTTATTAACCAGTCTCTGTTGTTCGGTTTCCACCGTTGCGTCGCGCTGGTTCTTGAGCCCGAGCTGGAGTCATGTTCGGCGGGGAACTGCTCACGCCTGAGGCCGCCCCCTGCGTTTCACTCATACAGCCGAAATGTACTGCGATTGATTAACAGACGTATGTTTATCCGCActccagagaatgaacaaatgaaatgcattctttaCCAGTCACAATGgtgacaagaacaaaaaaaaaaccttcataaaCGAGCCAAACCAATCTGGCCCTGCcattttcttctcattttcttCTCTGGCTTATGACAAAGACTCATAAGACCTGCTCCCTGGCGAAGACCTGGTGAGGACTGTAGTATCCTTCATGAGGAAGGTCCCTCAATCCCTGATCTTTCAGTTCTTTATATTTCTGCCAATATCTGTTCAAGGTTACATGACAGATTGCGTGGGATTTTGCCACTGCCCTAACAGACTTTCCTTTCCAAACTTTCTCTGCTGCTCTTTTTAAAATACTAGCATCGACTCCAATATCAGGGTCTCTTTAAGAAAGTCTTTAAGAAAACACTCCATGAGGCTTGCAAAGCGTAGAAGAATACAACATCTGGGAAAAGTTATAATACAATGTTTACAAAAGGCAAAGTTTGATGACGGGTCTCCTCAAAACCTCTTTTTCTCTCAGTTGTAATGTTTTATCtagatctgcacacacacacacacacacacacacacatacacatgaacTGAGCTCTATTCATATGCTAATGATATGATGCAGTCATATGGTTAACGCCCCTCATCACTACTATAAAACTGGCAGTACAGTTCAGCTTGTTCACTTTTTAATCATGATGGCACACGAGGAAGCTCTCCAGACGACCACAGACAGCGAAGAAGAAAGTACTTTTCCCTCAGAAGAAGAGGAAGACTTTGATGATGAACTCCTGCATTTCGAGGAGCGCTTCGATGATAAAGAGAACACAATTTATAAAGAGTAAGTCATTTATTCTGACTTTGATTAGTTACTAGAGTCACATATTCCTTATTATTAGTTAGGGCACTGTTTAAGACCTATTGCCAAACTGAAATCAGTAAGTTAGCCCACGACTGAAATACATAGTCCCTTTTCTTCTTCATTATATCTAACTGTAAACATTGCACCCCTGTGAACGTTTTGTAATGTACCATTAGATCAAATCAATGTTTAGACTATATCTAACTTTTGATTTGTGTTGACCGCCTCTTCAGCAGAAACCAAATGTGTTTGTAAAGAGTTGTTTGCAGATGTTTTACAAAGTGCTTTATGGATATTGATGCCCCATCAACAGACACAAAGCATGTCTCTATTGGCTTATATATCTGACCATCACTTATGCATGCATCACAGTTTAATTTTGCTTGTATAGTCTACTGTCCGATGTAGACATGTTTACATAACGGATAAACATTTGTAAATTGCTCCTCTTAATGACTCTGTTGTCACCATGCtcagttttatttctttctttgttttaaacaGATGTGAGAGGGACAGTGACCAgatgtctgctgcaaagagagccAGGACTCTTTCATGGAAAGCAGAGACTGATGTTGACCAGGTTCCTCAGACTCTGAGATTCCTGCCTGCTCGGGAACCAGGACCACAGTTGTCTGCTGCTGACTCACACTCTCCCATGAGTCTTTTCAAACTGTTTTTCACAGAGAGCGCCGTGGAAAACCTGTGCCACAACACAAATGCTCAGGCTGCCAGGGCAATGGCAAAGGGCTGCAAGTACAAATGGACAGATGTCAGTGTTGATGAGCTGTATCGCTACATCGGACTCGTATTTTACATGTCTGTGCTGAAGATGAGCTCCATCGCTGACTACTGGCGGCAGGACAGTCCTTTCTCTCTGCCTTTTCCCGCCACAGTTATGTCAAGGGACAGATACCGCACCATTTCCTGGAATATACACATGAGTCACCCAGACGCAGACGAGGAAAACGACAGAAAGAGGGGCACAGACCAACATGACCATCTGTTCAGGATCAAACCCCTCATGGACACGATTCGTCTTGCGTGCAAAGCCTTCTATCATCCTAGAAGAAATCTAGCTGTGAAGGAGAGATTGGTGGCATGCAGAGCAAAGACAGGAATGAGACGGTGCACAAAAGTCAAGCCGACAAAGTTGGGCTTCAAGTTTTTTGACCTTTCAGACTCATCAAATGGATATATTGTGGACTTCTCCGTCTACACGGGCAAGAATAGTTTTCCTGCCGACCATGGACTTTCATATGATGCTGTGATGTCTCTCCTGGACCGTAAAGTTTTGGGCTCTGGGTACCATGTGTACATGGATGATTTCTACACCAGTCCAAAGCTCTTCACAGACTTGTTTACTCTGAAGTTTGGTGCTTGTGGGACGTACAGGGAGCAGAGGAAGGGCTTCCCAAAGACTGCAACTAATTCACTGAGCAGAAGCTCCAGCAGGGGATCCATCAGGTGGATTCGGGACGGGCCTCTTGTGTGTGTGAAGTGGATGGACACACAAGTGGTGTCTGTTTGTTCCACCATACATGCTGCCTCTACAGGAGGCCATGTGAAAAGAAACATCAAAGCACAACATACAAAGTCTGTTCCATGTCCTGCACCTGTGACTGCATACAGCCAGCACATGGGGGGTGTTGACCTGTCCAATCAGCTTCTGCAATACTATGCTGCACAGCACAAAACCATGAAATGGTACAGAAAAGTCTTTCTACACTTCTTGGACATTGCCGCCAACAATGCTTTCATATTGCACAAAGAGCTGCACGACAACATGACTCGCAAAGAGTTCATGGAGGAGCTTATTGCAGAGCTCTGTGGCGTGTCACAGAAAGCAGCACCAAAACAGTCCAGCACAGAACATGTGCCAATCCCAGGAGCTGAGTTGACTTCAGACGTCAGAAGAAACGCTACTGTCGGTCGCCGGATCTGTGTGCATTGCAAAGCAGTGCATGGAAAGAGGTCACAAACACCTTGGAAATGCCAGGCTTGTGACGTTCATTTGTGTCTTCAGTTGGACAGAAACTGTTTCCTGGAATGGCACAAAAGTCTGTGATTGTGTTCAAATAAATCATAGTTTTCCTGGTTAttgttttctttactttttttgtggaaatcattgTCAACTATTATTAAACAAATTgagttgatttctgaaggatcatcagCGTGAAGACTAGAtatatggctgctgaaaatatatGGCATTTACAGTACTTCACtacattaatgtatttatatcttactgtatttttgatcaaataaattcagctttgtttgAGAAGAAGAGACTACTTTTATTGTCATGGTtcccaaattatttttattttgtattgtcaTGCAATATGTTGTAAGGAAAAGAAACCTAGAtagtgtaacagatatgcagatcatcgattcatgtgtttaattcagattttccaaatgaaactctttttgcaccaagtgcctggcctggcgccagcctggctggacttaaattatttacgatgcccatgcgagcttcaaagaagaaatgaaaccCCCCCCAACCACagtccaacactggagacaaaggaacttttcgtataagttccttactttcattttattattaatatgtattttaattatgtttatggattacataaaatggttaatccttgttatgtgaagagtataagttgcaagctcatactttaggaaatgtctcttcTCACTTTaacctcctcaaagagagccacgtttctgcaacccccatctttgcaggtcgtaaaactttacgaccacactggagaggagagaagccaaatattctccccaatgcattctatggaatgaattcgttacctgttcgtttttatgttgtataaatgtattacgtattcccttttggtacatttagatgtttcccaacatctgcagtgttatcatgttttaagcaaatctttaaatgtttaattctacatttgaatgtaacttcatgttttgatcacatatatctattatgtttagtcttgttctaatcgtcatgctctgacagacccatttatctagagcaaagtaatgaaatatgtatgttacctgaattacaaacttgctagaataatccctggaatttggacaagccctagatctccggggggggggggggggggggggctgtcttcacagagacaaaggaacttttccctccgtgtcagatcgcggactttcattggctgtttacgcgaaaaaggggcgtgaaccatttcaagccataagaacgaccgaacaaggtccgcttctctcttctttctcttcttcctcttcttggttctcggacacgctgctctcctgtgcgaccctccgcgcggcctcgtgccgcgctcatagcgcaaaccccctcagcacaggggcacagagaaaaagccattttaatggctcctttggaagctttcgttttcgttcttttcttttcttttctttactaagtttattcaactattcgcctctccacgcaaggaagacgaattctggaacaatgtttgttgaacctttcaaataccgcgcgaggacagaacaaaggaccacgtgctccacgctcacgcaaagatccagcgaagcgtgcacgcgcatcacatggcctccggcacacgcacgctgtttcaaaaggacaagcgcacaaagcttcacaaaaagaccacgctcacgcgctgggccatgcaagtatcacttttctatggagatttaaatgctggtttaaagtgttgttatgatctgatttgttgttggcttccaaaagttactgactatgattttcatacctgagctccttatgtgatctcattctattttctctctctctctctctctctctctctctctctctctctctctctctcttttattcggattcgttatgtattgtataaagcttactgtttgtattgtcgtacgcatatttactctgtgtgatttgtagtttgatgtattactagtttaattattaaaaacccatatactgacgattggcttggactccaccccactcacattacgagtcactgagatgtgtctgatctatagctacaagctctaaatttagaaactaaatttatcataaggataggataatattttcatggccagagaatacttttccttgaattataaggcgtgataactttattgaaaattgataggtctacagtggtttgctggacataccacggtttgatttgcagtcatttacagtaagagatatcaccataattgatatgaagaatgtaatattgacatattaatgagtaagttacagtgccctgtgattatttattgttataggcaattgagctatttttcataatcaatcaaatttaatgtaactgtcatctgagatataaattaatcatattcctgattaattattcaaattccctatatatcatttgagttaattactatgtaaaactcattgttgttacaatagATAgatgtctctcagaagtcaagatggtcAGAGGATCACCAATaaccccaatgctgcggtgaaaaataatGGAGGGATATCAGAAAGGACTTTCTCTGAGAAAAAATAGAAAGAGCTTGAAGTTACTTTCATCtatagtgcataatatcatccaaagattcagagaatctggaacaatctctgtaaGTGTCAAGgtcagaaaaccatactggatgcctgtgatatTCGGCCACTGCATCACATAAAGAAATGcaactgtaatggaaatcacaacaggagctcaggaatacttccagacaacattgtcggtgaacacaatccaccgcgccattcgctgttgcctgctaaaactctataggtcaaaaacaAGCCATATCTAAatatgatccagaagcgcaggcagaAGCAATCCAAGTTGTtatcagttcagaagcctgcatctctgatggtatggtgTTACATgagtgtgtggcatgggcagcttacacatctggaaagacaccaACAAAGCTGAAAAGTATATCCAAATTCTAGAACAATGTATGCTCCCATCCGAACATCGTATCTCTCAGGGAAGAccatgcattttccaacatgacaatgccagaccacatactgcatcaattacaacatcatggctgcgtaaaAGGAGGATCCGGGTAGAAAACATTTGGcccatcataaagaggaagatgtgacaaagaacaCCTAAGTTGAGCAATTAGAAGCCTTTATTAGATAGGAATGGAACAATATTCCTTtccctaaacttgagcaacttgtctcctcagtccccagacgtatgcagactgttataaaaagaagagaggatgccacacagtggtaaacttggccttgtcccaacttttttttttttaagatgtgttgATACCATGAAATTTAACATCAgcttatttttaccttaaaatggtacattttctcagtttaaacatttgatatgccatctatgttgtattgtgaataaaatattgaagtttgaaacttccacatcattgcattgtgtcccaacttttttggaattgggtttgtactttaaaatcaatcctaaatataactggaagccagtgtaaagaCTTGAGGACTGGGTGATATggtcagattttctggttctagtcagaatcctggcagcagcgttctggatgagctgcagctcttcttgggaaggccggtgaggagatCATTACAATAGTGCACCTTGCTGGTGATAAAAGCATGAAcgagtttctccaagtcttgactggaaacaaaacatctatttCTTGCAATGTGTTTTatatgatagtatgctgattagGTACTGCTTTGAAATGACTACTGAAATTAAGGTCTTTCTCCAGAATCGCACAAAGATTCATGACTTGAATTTTAGTTGTTAGACCCCTAGAATCAAGGTATGACTTCACcatgaaaacttcatctttgtttccaaatgcaatgactgttttttccccccttgtttaactgaagaaagacCCGACACaaatcactgagagctgctatcagttgtttttggttcacctacAGCAGATGGAGGGTTTGGACACGGCGTTGTGGCAAAGAGTTCTCACATGAGAAGGACGAGCTGGGCCAATAGGCTTTGGTGGTTGTGGGGCCTGCTGTTTTGTAGTTGATATCTGGGGGCTTGCTGCAAAAGCGTGGGAGAGTTTGGTCCCAGTATAAACcagttcctccattttctgtgagaagctcAGAAGTGGAGaggctggagagagggataatgtgtctggttaGCGGGGCTGTCACTCATACTCCATccaggtgtctgtgtgtgtgtgtgccattggGTTGAGTAGTTTGGCACACACTACTAAAGTATGACTGAGgaagaagtagatattgtcctttaGCACTCTTGCACCatgtttgtttgggtggaggccatccagtTTAAACATCTgaggccccagaaaagattgaagttgttgATTAAATGTATTCCTTTTAAACTGCatgcaaacatgaaaacatataATTTctccttgctgggagtggtccactgatgaacgactgaacttagAGTCTTCTAATTGTTTctaagagttcactgaagtccttcttaatgAGTTCTGACTGTTCTTaccgaatatcattcttccccacatggatgatttgatttgcagtcttgtgcttcatcagaatgatCCGAAGTTCCTTGTCCACATCAGAGACCGTGGCTTGAGGTAgacagcatgttgttgtagtcctgctactaatgtttctgataatagagtcgcccactatcagagtcctggacTTGGCTGTGCTCTGAGCCAAATGCCGCTGTCTACTCGACCTTGAGCCAGataacgagtcaatcttttgttcgttatctggttcatcttcagttctctcttcacagcagttcagtcagtgtactgtttgagtaaatgaattactccgggatattggtttgtttgaactcagagggagtgtcagccacattaaaaaaaaattaacagcttaagtcatttgtgggttaatgtgtattggagacacgaaccgtttaaaatgatttaattcgatttggtgaactggttcaaaaagatccggttgcatcgaatgatttgttcgtgaaccggatatcacaaactgctttgatttgaactctctctcacacagacacggaagagaagacaatgatgaataaagtcatagttttctatttttggaccaaaatgtattttcgatgcttcaacatattctaactgaccctctgatgtcacatgtactactttgatgatgtttttcttacctttctggacatggacagtagaccgtacacacagcttcaatggagggactgagagctctcggactaaatctaaaatatcttaaactgtgttctggagataaacggaggtcttacgggtttggaacgacatgagggtgagttattaatgacattattttgctatttgggtgaaccaaccctttaatcaAAACTCCTTTCCTCTTTAATCCAAAAGCTTTCCTCTGAGACAGGGGTAGCTGTAGCCTGGAGCAATGGGCGtgccaaaaggtttctcattggagAAAGGAGTGTTACTGTGTTGGCCAATCAGTggcaaacattaaaattttaatcattatGTCCTCCACACTACTATCCAGTAGGTGGCAGGAATGCACCatacagaagaagaagaatgatTCTTACAAGATGTTCTAATCTTTGACCGTCACTTGGACTGCAGAAAATACAAGCATCATCACTGCTGCCACTGCCCCACAACAATAAGAAATAAGGCAGATATGTGTGCCAACATTCAGCTCTGCGGGTGAAACATACAGTGCCTTctgtttcaaatattttcatttaatattttattcttctgTACCCTTTTAGCCCAcctgttaaaatgtaaaacagtagTTTTAGAAAACAATGCAAGATTTGTCAGTGTGTACAAGAACATGAAATGCATTGTATATTGTAAACCTTATACATtagcttctgttttttttttttttttttgcagttctgtAGTGTATGTAGCTTCACTCTCTGAGCCAGAGGATGGAACAGaattttgggtaacactttagaataaggttccattagttaatgttagttaactactttcgttaacatgaactaagcaagaacaatccttctacagcatttataagtcttagttcatgttaatttcaacatttactaatgcattatttaaatcaaaagttgtgcttgttatcattagttaatgcactgtgaattaccatgaactaacaatgaataactgtattttcattaactaacattaacaaagatgaataaatacagtaataaatgtattattcattgtttgttcatgttaattaatacattaactaatggaaccttattctaaagtgttaccgaattttgttttactattattattttgttaggGGGGCCCTGCCACACCATTTCCTACCATACACCTGATGGATTCTGACTGTAAAATGTCAATCATAGTTCGAGGGCTCAGTTGAGACGAGGCACATTGTCAACATTAGAAGATGGAGACAAGCACTGTCAGTATCTTTACTTTGAACGATTAGCCTTTTGTATTAGATCCTCATGCCTCAACTGTACCATTGCCCAAAGTGCACTCGAAGGACATTCACTCTTTTGAAGATAACCAACATGTTGGAGTTGTACATTCACATGAACCACATATTAGTATAACCTGTGGTATAGATGACAATCGTTTTTGTGATTCAATTCTTTTAGAAACCATGCACAGGAAGCATATGTACTTTTGGTAACAATtccttttaatgtttaaatatttataacacATATACAAGAGGCAacatgctttaatttttttttttaatcggaaATTGCCATTCTATAGGAATACACGATGCCATCAGTAGACGTTTACATATAATGCATTCAACACTATTGTGATTAtacgaagggaaaaaaaaaaaacttctagcCTCGTTACTATCGTTttcaaaactgtaataaaatcactataactacataattaaaatactgcaGTCTCTTTAAGTGATGAgatgggtggctcttaaaagagcctttgtgtCTCGGAGCGGAGCGGAGCTCTACTTGGAGCTGGTGTACTTGGTGACGGCCTTGGTGCCCTCAGACACGGCGTGTTTGGCCAGCTCTCCGGGCAGCAGCAGACGCACGGCGGTCTGGATCTCTCTCGAGGTGATGGTGGAGCGCTTGTTGTAGTGAGCGAGACGAGACGACTCACCGGCGATGCGCTCGAAGATGTCGTTGACGAAAGAGTTCATGATCCCCATCGCCTTCGAAGAGATGCCGGTGTCAGGATGAACCTGCTTCAGCACTTTGTACACGTAGATAGCGTAGCTCTCCTTCCTGGACTTTCTGCGCTTCTTGCCTCCTTTAGCGGCGGTCTTGGTGACGGCCTTCTTGGAGCCCTTCTTGGGAGCAGACTTCGCTGGTTCAGGCATGATGATGCTGATCGATAAATGATAAAATCATATCGGACAAAGACAATTATGGACTCGCCTATGCTAATTTTCCAGGAGATATGGCGCCCTCTGATTGCATGTTTCAATAGACCAAACCCATAAACTTGTACGTGATTGGACAACTCGAGGTATCACGAGCGGAAGAAGGGCCAATCACAGTCGGTGAATTGATAGCCCCACCCACCGCCCAGTGTTTGAACGAAAGTTTGAAAGTTTCCTGTTTAAATTTCCCGCTCTTTTTCTTAAATGTTTATACAAGAAAACAAATGGATTTCAGATATCATACGGTATAACATTTAAACCTCTTAATATACCCACTGAAATAACTCAGAGTAAGGGGAGTAATGacgattttactttttttttttctctgctgtcCTGCAATTTCACTTCTGCTCTAACTTAAACACCACTGCCATCTGATTGCGTTCtctttttattttgcaaatcttcttctacttcttcttcttctgtgtttctTGGTGACTGGCAAAGTATGGCCAGCTTCAGGAGTCTGAAGCCTcgatgagtgaaaaaaaaaaaaaaactaaacaaagtttattttaattaattatatccTGTCAATTAAACCCATATCTCTCAAATATTTTAGAAGTAGGTCATACACCTTTAAGTGTTTCTAAGCATTCATTccttaatatattgtttttattgaaaatatactaATTTCAGATCTCTTAGGTTTTTTAACAAGCTGGATTCTTCCTCTTTCATATATTTCACAATGTAATAAAACATGTTCAGCTGTTTCTGTAATATCCAGGGAGTAATTGAGGAGGGAATGAGCTTTACATAGTCTAGCTATAACAGTATCTTCTCTTCTGTTTCCATGTGAATctatatatacattatgtattatttaatataatatgtatagaTATTAATTCCCCACTATCTAAACTGCTTAACACTGGATATGGGTCTGAACACACTACAACTCTTGAAGAATGAATTTTGTAAATCACTTCAATTCAAAGAAAACACTAAACAAGCAAATTAAAACACCATGtaagacaaaaataaacatgCTCTCATTTATTGTGCCTTTGAATTAAACCATAACGTCACACCAATTCTGATCCTCTGATTTGAGTTTGATAATGTCATGTGACAGACTGGTTTGAGCCACtattttcaaatgaaaagaaaactgaaCACAATCACTTTATACACATTCAGTTTCTTCAGGAGCTAGGTGTAAATTaggattaatatttaaaaaataaagcaaaaatacaaatCACTGCATATGAATGGTGCAACAAAGAGAAGAAGACAGAGGAGGAGTTTGGGATTTGGAGGGACGAGCTCTGATTGGGTTTCAACTGTGATAGATTTAAACCAATAGCAGAAGAGCACGCGCTCTTAAAAGCTGATTTTCGAGTTACACTTCTATTATTTCTACATCAATCTGTAGATACATCTTTCTCAATTTTCGATAATGAGTGGCAGAGGTAAAACCGGAGGCAAGGCCAGGGCGAAGGCTAAGACTCGCTCCTCCAGAGCAGGGCTGCAGTTCCCCGTCGGTCGTGTTCACAGACTTCTCCGCAAAGGGAACTACGGCGAGCGCGTCGGTGCCGGTGCTCCGGTGTATCTGGCCGCTGTGCTCGAGTATCTGACGGCTGAGATCCTGGAGTTGGCTGGAAACGCCGCTCGGGACAACAAGAAGACCCGTATCATCCCCCGTCACCTGCAGCTGGCGGTGCGCAACGACGAGGAGCTCAACAAACTCCTGGGCGGAGTGACCATCGCTCAGGGCGGCGTGCTGCCCAACATCCAGGCCGTGCTGCTGCCCAAGAAGACCGAGAAACCCGCCAAAACCAAATGAACACGAGAGGACACAACACTCACAAAGGCTCTTTTCAGAGCCACACACTTTCTCTTTAAGAGCAGTTTGAAATATGCATTTGAACCTCTTTATTTCTATTACGTCTATCTTTAGTACACTCCAGTACTAATAGCGAATTGATACGATTTACATTCTGTAGCAGACAAAGCGACTTAAAGACAACAGAAGCAAACCATATCAAAAAAGGCCAATGATACACAAGTGctgtaacaagtctcagttagacCAATGCAGCACATGTaccaagggcttttaaataatataaaaaggaaattaaaacgGAATTCAAAAGGttagattttgtaaaaaaaaaaaaaaaaaaaaaaaagaatagttagAGAGTGAGTGTTAATGTTAGAGTCAAATAAAGACGGAAGACATGTGTTTTTAGGTGTGTGTGTACTCGATCCAGTGTGAGTGGAGCAGCACaaaatgaagaacaaaaaaaaaaaaaaaaactcgaacATAATGTTTCACTACTATAAGGAAGATAagtgaacattttaaaacattcatcaTGTTAACATCCTTCACCACACTGTCACGTGCAGTGTAAATTAGATCTGACTGTAACATCAGCCTTTTGAGGATCATATAATATGTAAAGGGTGACGATGAatggagattttttatttttttttattaaatgcttgtAGAAGATAACAgcaaaacacacacgcacacacacacacacacacacacacacacaaaacaatcaaATCATTACAACCATACTCCAGAGACCCTCAGTCCAGATTAAGTGCCAAGTCCTAAAACACAGCCACTGTTCTCATAGCTTTTAAGTTTTCAGATAACTCAAACTCAAAGTACATCTTCATTTCATGTTTAAATCTCAAAAAAGAGGATTGCATTTAGAAAACTTACATTTGTGAATGTAAAATTTAGCTAACAGAAAAATAAGGTTTATAAAAGAAATATCACTTTTCTTTTCATGAATGGAGACTTTTGAGCGGGAAACGCAGACTGTCGCTGTCTGTTCGAAAACAGGAAACCCACTGTCATTGGTCGAACCGCGCTGTGACGTAAACACAATAGCCAATCAAACCCCGCCGGTGACGCACCGCCCAATGCTGCAAGAGAGATTAAAAGTCCCCCGCAAAAGCTTCTAATCATTCCGTTGAAGAGAACAAAACGAAAAACTCTAGAAAATGGCAAGAACCAAGCAGACGGCTCGTAAATCCACCGGAGGCAAAGCCCCGAGGAAGCAGCTCGCCACCAAAGCCGCCCGTAAGAGCGCTCCAGCCACCGGCGGCGTCAAGAAGCCTCACCGCTACAGGCCCGGCACCGTGGCTCTGCGAGAGATCCGTCGCTACCAGAAGTCCACCGAGCTGCTGATCCGCAAGCTGCCCTTCCAGCGTCTG is from Carassius auratus strain Wakin chromosome 25, ASM336829v1, whole genome shotgun sequence and encodes:
- the LOC113043641 gene encoding piggyBac transposable element-derived protein 4-like; protein product: MMAHEEALQTTTDSEEESTFPSEEEEDFDDELLHFEERFDDKENTIYKECERDSDQMSAAKRARTLSWKAETDVDQVPQTLRFLPAREPGPQLSAADSHSPMSLFKLFFTESAVENLCHNTNAQAARAMAKGCKYKWTDVSVDELYRYIGLVFYMSVLKMSSIADYWRQDSPFSLPFPATVMSRDRYRTISWNIHMSHPDADEENDRKRGTDQHDHLFRIKPLMDTIRLACKAFYHPRRNLAVKERLVACRAKTGMRRCTKVKPTKLGFKFFDLSDSSNGYIVDFSVYTGKNSFPADHGLSYDAVMSLLDRKVLGSGYHVYMDDFYTSPKLFTDLFTLKFGACGTYREQRKGFPKTATNSLSRSSSRGSIRWIRDGPLVCVKWMDTQVVSVCSTIHAASTGGHVKRNIKAQHTKSVPCPAPVTAYSQHMGGVDLSNQLLQYYAAQHKTMKWYRKVFLHFLDIAANNAFILHKELHDNMTRKEFMEELIAELCGVSQKAAPKQSSTEHVPIPGAELTSDVRRNATVGRRICVHCKAVHGKRSQTPWKCQACDVHLCLQLDRNCFLEWHKSL
- the LOC113043907 gene encoding histone H2B codes for the protein MPEPAKSAPKKGSKKAVTKTAAKGGKKRRKSRKESYAIYVYKVLKQVHPDTGISSKAMGIMNSFVNDIFERIAGESSRLAHYNKRSTITSREIQTAVRLLLPGELAKHAVSEGTKAVTKYTSSK
- the LOC113043643 gene encoding histone H2A-like; the protein is MSGRGKTGGKARAKAKTRSSRAGLQFPVGRVHRLLRKGNYGERVGAGAPVYLAAVLEYLTAEILELAGNAARDNKKTRIIPRHLQLAVRNDEELNKLLGGVTIAQGGVLPNIQAVLLPKKTEKPAKTK
- the LOC113043642 gene encoding histone H3-like, with protein sequence MARTKQTARKSTGGKAPRKQLATKAARKSAPATGGVKKPHRYRPGTVALREIRRYQKSTELLIRKLPFQRLVREIAQDFKTDLRFQSSAVMALQESSEAYLVGLFEDTNLCAIHAKRVTIMPKDIQLARRIRGERA